The Microplitis mediator isolate UGA2020A chromosome 8, iyMicMedi2.1, whole genome shotgun sequence genome has a window encoding:
- the LOC130672649 gene encoding uncharacterized protein LOC130672649 isoform X1 produces MKRKMLIVLFATLASVSASPYSKISDDDAYGQRIQKNPVVGNAYGQTFAASSASAHAGAYTSSHGFASATAHANANANAAANADAYSGSNDQGYEQQADYGHKGSDGQTQYHVSQQTENTHGSNAASGSGSHAAGGSGQKGSQYWWMNNNSPFDGHKSNANTNYNSASATSGSTSSGSAHFGSNPFLSNSGSSGSSSQNYHGSSSGSHGTNAGHSNTASSGHKFDGSKNPFFGKTNSQAHAGATASATASGHGSNVPPSKDIQLPHVSTASKNVFLDQSINQQESGNGLSVTCSGEARICVPKHLCNDGYVSASVQGLSQVRSDVQQCDVNREVCCTLSATQHQNQDHHHQDQVPAGSYDDYRKTSESAGVYGSSQSQINVNVNDYNSRDKVTGGLFDTKYQQSELSNSFGSKPLVGDTLNGYLPPDHSGNPSDPKPDFIKPQDPEEPTGPGPIPTHVQLGCAAALICVEENLCGMDGMINPSPLSLTEEQITRRVPLSDCKNPDNGVIGKCCRDPNYVDPWPTGNLPANYSGGFDDQGFPTFLNIQKAKPTKKPTPTPVKGRVPNKNVQAPTQNAIPQQPKPQFPVPANPQPNFNVNANNGQPLVNYPNVPNFPTFPKPFNKNNFVESPSNANPVVIPPQVSSSCGVKNSVQRPSNLKEEEVGFGEIPWEAMVLYTPEKKLLCSGAFVAPNAVLTAARCLDGYQPQDISVKAGEWKLGYELKHEEPLPFEIVKVASIVPHPGYLPGSSAHDVAVLYLEHDVHLDRHVGTICLQDQSQQSYVPQGAKCISTGWGKHILQAHLAGAIMHSVQVDAIEENECRQRISNAEEQIEVDDSLVCVKPHQQRNNMCQVDLGGPLACERSDGTYEIVGVYTQDTGCLPTNQVATFALIDVPWVKYMLQSPPQIQTQPEPYPPAQQPQQPYEPVQPQQPQQPYAPAQQPKPYAPAQKPEPYAPAQQPQQPYAPAQQPKPYAPAQKPEPYAPAQQPKPYTPTQPKPYTPTQPKPYAPVQQPEPYAPVQQPKPYTPTQPKPYAPVQKPEPYAPAQQPEPYEPVQKPEPYAPAQQPEPYEPAQQPEPYEPAQQPEPFVPAQQPEPYAPAPSQPRPYKPAHLPFVPAQKPRPFAPADSQQPQPSQQPYYYEKQNNQPCDCQQSNLPPYDNQYLPPV; encoded by the exons ATGAAGCGAAAAATGTTGATAGTATTATTTGCGACACTTGCGAGTGTCAGCGCGAGTCCTTACTCAAAGATATCTGATGACGATGCCTACGGTCAGCGGATCCAGAAAAACCCAGTGGTGGGTAACGCATATGGGCAGACGTTCGCGGCTTCGTCCGCGTCCGCCCACGCGGGCGCTTACACTTCCAGCCACGGGTTCGCCTCTGCAACAGCTCATGCTAATGCTAATGCCAACGCAGCTGCTAATGCTGATGCGTACTCTGGCAGCAACGACCAAGGGTATGAACAGCAAGCCGACTATGGGCACAAGGGCTCCGATGGTCAGACTCAGTACCATGTAAGCCAACAGACCGAAAACACTCACGGAAGTAACGCCGCATCTGGATCTGGAAGTCATGCAGCGGGTGGATCTGGACAGAAAGGATCACAGTATTGGTGGATGAACAACAACAGTCCATTCGATGGTCACAAGTCAAATGCTAACACTAATTACAACAGTGCTTCTGCTACTTCTGGGTCAACTTCATCGGGATCTGCTCATTTTGGAAGCAATCCATTCCTGAGTAACTCTGGATCTTCTGGATCTAGTTCGCAAAATTACCATGGGTCCAGCAGTGGAAGCCATGGAACGAACGCAGGACATTCGAACACTGCAAGCTCGGGACATAAATTCGATGGTTCAAAAAATCCGTTCTTCGGTAAAACTAATTCTCAAGCCCATGCCGGAGCCACTGCGTCAGCAACAGCTTCTGGTCATGGTTCAAACGTGCCACCGTCCAAAGACATTCAg TTACCTCACGTATCAACGGCGTCGAAGAACGTTTTCCTGGATCAATCTATCAACCAGCAAGAGTCCGGGAACGGACTGAGCGTGACCTGCAGCGGGGAGGCGCGGATCTGCGTGCCAAAGCACCTTTGTAACGACGGGTACGTTAGCGCCAGTGTGCAAGGACTCTCCCAAGTCCGGTCAGAT gtaCAACAGTGCGATGTCAATCGTGAAGTTTGCTGCACTCTGTCGGCCACCCAGCACCAGAATCAAGATCACCATCACCAAGACCAAGTCCCAGCGGGTAGCTACGATGATTACCGCAAGACATCCGAGTCAGCTGGAGTCTACGGGTCATCACAGTCTCAAATTAATGTCAATGTCAACGATTACAACTCCCGCGACAAAGTAACCGGGGGTCTCTTCGACACAAAGTACCAGCAAAGCGAATTGAGCAACAGTTTCGGTAGCAAACCCTTGGTTGGAGACACTCTCAATGGATACCTCCCACCGGACCACAGCGGCAACCCATCAGACCCAAAACCCGACTTCATTAAACCCCAAg ATCCAGAGGAACCAACAGGACCAGGACCGATTCCAACTCACGTGCAGTTGGGCTGCGCAGCGGCTCTGATTTGCGTTGAAGAAAATCTCTGTGGAATGGACGGCATGATAAATCCTTCACCTCTGTCACTAACCGAAGAGCAGATTACGAGACGCGTACCATTGAGC GACTGCAAGAACCCGGACAACGGAGTGATCGGAAAATGCTGCCGCGACCCGAACTACGTTGACCCCTGGCCCACGGGCAACTTGCCGGCAAACTACTCGGGAGGATTCGACGACCAGGGATTCCCGACCTTCTTGAACATACAGAAGGCAAAGCCGACCAAGAAGCCGACGCCGACTCCAGTAAAGGGACGAGTGCCCAACAAGAACGTCCAGGCTCCGACACAAAATGCGATCCCCCAGCAACCGAAACCCCAGTTCCCAGTTCCGGCAAATCCTCAGccaaattttaatgttaatgcCAACAATGGACAGCCGCTGGTCAACTACCCCAATGTACCCAACTTCCCCACCTTCCCCAAACCCTTCAACAAGAACAATTTCGTTGAATCGCCGAGTAACGCAAACCCGGTTGTCATTCCGCCTCAAGTTTCGAGCTCAtgcggtgttaaaaattca GTACAACGACcgagtaatttaaaagaagAAGAGGTAGGATTTGGTGAAATACCCTGGGAAGCAATGGTACTTTATACTCCGGAAAAGAAACTCCTTTGTTCTGGAGCATTTGTGGCGCCAAATGCCGTTCTCACAGCAGCCCGTTGTCTTGATGG atACCAGCCCCAGGATATTTCCGTAAAAGCGGGAGAGTGGAAATTGGGATACGAATTGAAACACGAAGAGCCTTTGCCATTTGAAATAGTCAAAGTCGCATCGATTGTGCCACATCCTGGATACTTGCCTGGGAGCTCGGCTCATGATGTTGCAGTACTTTATCTTGAGCACGATGTCCATCTTGACAGACATGTCGGTACTATTTGCTTGCAAGATCAATCACAGCAGTCTTACGTTCCCCAAGGTGCTAAATGTATTTCCACTGGATGGGGCAAACACATTTTGcaag CTCACTTGGCGGGAGCGATAATGCACTCGGTACAAGTCGACGCAATCGAGGAAAACGAATGCCGGCAACGGATTTCAAACGCCGAGGAGCAGATCGAGGTAGACGACTCGCTGGTCTGCGTCAAGCCGCATCAGCAGAGGAATAATATGTGCCAGGTTGATTTGGGCGGTCCGTTGGCCTGTGAACGCAGCGATGGTACTTATGAGATAGTCGGGGTTTATACTCAAGATACTGGATGTCTACCAACTAATCAAGTTGCTACTTTTGCTTTGATTGATGTTCCATGGGTTAAATATATGTTGCAAAGTCCACCTCAAATACAAACACAACCTGAACCTTATCCACCTGCACAACAACCTCAGCAACCTTATGAACCTGTTCAACCTCAACAACCTCAGCAACCTTATGCACCTGCTCAACAGCCTAAACCTTACGCACCAGCCCAAAAACCTGAACCTTATGCACCTGCCCAACAACCTCAGCAACCTTATGCACCTGCTCAACAGCCTAAACCTTACGCACCAGCCCAAAAACCTGAACCTTATGCACCAGCCCAACAACCTAAACCTTATACACCAACTCAACCTAAACCTTACACACCTACTCAACCTAAACCTTATGCACCAGTCCAACAACCTGAACCTTATGCACCTGTTCAACAACCTAAACCTTATACACCAACTCAACCTAAACCTTACGCACCTGTTCAAAAACCTGAACCTTATGCACCTGCCCAACAACCTGAACCTTATGAACCTGTTCAAAAACCTGAACCATATGCACCAGCTCAACAACCTGAACCTTATGAACCTGCCCAACAACCTGAACCTTATGAACCTGCCCAACAACCTGAACCTTTTGTACCAGCTCAACAACCTGAACCTTATGCACCAGCACCATCTCAACCTCGACCTTATAAACCAGCCCATTTACCTTTCGTGCCAGCCCAAAAACCACGACCATTTGCACCAGCAGATTCCCAGCAACCACAACCTAGCCAACAACCTTATTATTACGAAAAACAAAACAACCAACCATGCGATTGTCAGCAAAGTAATTTACCGCCTTACGACAATCAATACCTACCTCCCGTTTAA
- the LOC130672653 gene encoding splicing factor 3A subunit 3 produces the protein METLLEQQRRYHEERERLMDAMVKELIFKKPGHRDSINSEHRLKMLLQQFMDCAMQLQDLYEDKDGQRKEEVQALSGPNEFSEFYARLKSIKDFYRRHPNEISVPMSVEFEELAKMRENPTEELANWIEFTDEEGYGKYLDLHECYEKYINLKGIEKIDYITYLSTFDHLFDIPRERKNADYRRYLDALLTYLSDYIERIKPLHNLNTDLEEARKEFEVQWEQNNFPGWPKETGSALTNVGAHLDLSAFSSWEELASLGLDRLKSALMALGLKCGGTLEERAQRLFSTKGEASLDPNLLAKSKNKKAGKGKDVAKQKEVACLEAQVYRLAEIVSTQRVATKENVQRKQARTEGERGDSDAEASASESEEEDDNEVPYNPKNLPLGWDGKPIPYWLYKLHGLNISYNCEICGNFTYKGPKAFQRHFAEWRHAHGMRCLGIPNTAHFANVTQIEDALALWEKLKAQKQAERWQPEQEEEFEDSLGNVVNRKTYEDLKRQGLL, from the exons atGGAAACTCTGTTGGAACAACAACGTCGTTATCACGAGGAACGCGAGCGGCTGATGGACGCGATGGTAAAGgaattgattttcaaaaaaccgGGACATCGGGACAGTATTAATTCAGAGCATCGTTTAAAAATGTTGTTACAACAATTCATGGACTGTGCAATGCAATTACAAGATTTGTATGAAGATAAAGATGGCCAGCGAAAAGAAGAG gTCCAAGCGCTGTCAGGTCCAAACGAATTTTCCGAATTCTACGCCcgtttaaaatcaataaaagaCTTCTACCGGCGGCACCCCAATGAAATCAGCGTTCCGATGTCCGTAGAATTTGAAGAACTAGCGAAAATGCGGGAGAATCCAACAGAAGAACTCGCTAATTGGATAGAGTTCACCGACGAAGAAGGCTACGGCAAGTATCTGGATCTCCACGAGTGCTACGAGAAGTACATAAACTTGAAAGGTATTGAAAAGATTGATTACATAACATATTTATCAACTTTCGATCACTTGTTCGACATCCCGCGGGAGCGTAAGAACGCTGACTATCGTCGGTACCTCGACGCCTTGCTGACCTACCTCTCGGACTACATCGAGCGCATCAAGCCCCTGCACAACCTGAACACTGACCTGGAGGAAGCGAGAAAGGAGTTCGAGGTCCAGTGGGAGCAGAATAATTTCCCCGGGTGGCCAAAAGAAACTGGCAGTGCTCTGACGAACGTCGGAGCGCATCTGGATCTGTCAGCTTTTTCTTCCTGGGAAGAGTTGGCCTCTCTAGGTCTGGATCGACTCAAGTCCGCGCTGATGGCACTGGGACTCAAATGCGGTGGAACTTTAGAGGAACGCGCCCAGAGATTGTTCAGCACCAAGGGCGAGGCTTCACTGGACCCGAACTTGCTTGCGAAGAGTAAGAATAAGAAGGCAGGAAAGGGCAAGGACGTGGCCAAGCAGAAGGAAGTCGCCTGTCTTGAGGCCCAGGTTTATCGTCTTGCTGAGATAGTATCGACTCAGCGGGTCGCGACCAAAGAAAACGTTCAGCGGAAGCAGGCGCGAACTGAAGGCGAGCGCGGAGACTCTGACGCAGAGGCCAGCGCTTCCGAGTCTGAGGAAGAGGACGACAATGAAGTTCCTTACAATCCCAAGAATTTGCCCCTAGGTTGGGACGGAAAGCCCATTCCCTACTGGCTCTACAAACTGCATGGGCTCAACATCAGTTACAACTGCGAGATCTGCGGGAATTTTACTTACAAAGGACCCAAGGCTTTCCAAAGACACTTTGCTGAGTGGAGACACGCCCATGGTATGCGATGTCTGGGTATCCCCAACACTGCGCACTTCGCCAATGTCACCCAGATCGAGGACGCGCTGGCCCTCTGGGAGAAACTCAAGGCCCAGAAGCAGGCGGAGAGGTGGCAGCCCGAGCAAGAGGAAGAGTTTGAAGATTCTCTTGGTAATGTCGTCAACCGGAAGACTTACGAAGATCTGAAGCGCCAGGGACtcttgtaa
- the LOC130672649 gene encoding uncharacterized protein LOC130672649 isoform X2: MKRKMLIVLFATLASVSASPYSKISDDDAYGQRIQKNPVVGNAYGQTFAASSASAHAGAYTSSHGFASATAHANANANAAANADAYSGSNDQGYEQQADYGHKGSDGQTQYHVSQQTENTHGSNAASGSGSHAAGGSGQKGSQYWWMNNNSPFDGHKSNANTNYNSASATSGSTSSGSAHFGSNPFLSNSGSSGSSSQNYHGSSSGSHGTNAGHSNTASSGHKFDGSKNPFFGKTNSQAHAGATASATASGHGSNVPPSKDIQLPHVSTASKNVFLDQSINQQESGNGLSVTCSGEARICVPKHLCNDGYVSASVQGLSQVRSDVQQCDVNREVCCTLSATQHQNQDHHHQDQVPAGSYDDYRKTSESAGVYGSSQSQINVNVNDYNSRDKVTGGLFDTKYQQSELSNSFGSKPLVGDTLNGYLPPDHSGNPSDPKPDFIKPQDPEEPTGPGPIPTHVQLGCAAALICVEENLCGMDGMINPSPLSLTEEQITRRVPLSDCKNPDNGVIGKCCRDPNYVDPWPTGNLPANYSGGFDDQGFPTFLNIQKAKPTKKPTPTPVKGRVPNKNVQAPTQNAIPQQPKPQFPVPANPQPNFNVNANNGQPLVNYPNVPNFPTFPKPFNKNNFVESPSNANPVVIPPQVSSSCGVKNSVQRPSNLKEEEVGFGEIPWEAMVLYTPEKKLLCSGAFVAPNAVLTAARCLDGYQPQDISVKAGEWKLGYELKHEEPLPFEIVKVASIVPHPGYLPGSSAHDVAVLYLEHDVHLDRHVGTICLQDQSQQSYVPQGAKCISTGWGKHILQAHLAGAIMHSVQVDAIEENECRQRISNAEEQIEVDDSLVCVKPHQQRNNMCQVDLGGPLACERSDGTYEIVGVYTQDTGCLPTNQVATFALIDVPWVKYMLQSPPQIQTQPEPYPPAQQPQQPYEPVQPQQPQQPYAPAQQPKPYAPAQKPEPYAPAQQPQQPYAPAQQPKPYAPAQKPEPYAPAQQPKPYTPTQPKPYTPTQPKPYTPTQPKPYAPVQKPEPYAPAQQPEPYEPVQKPEPYAPAQQPEPYEPAQQPEPYEPAQQPEPFVPAQQPEPYAPAPSQPRPYKPAHLPFVPAQKPRPFAPADSQQPQPSQQPYYYEKQNNQPCDCQQSNLPPYDNQYLPPV, from the exons ATGAAGCGAAAAATGTTGATAGTATTATTTGCGACACTTGCGAGTGTCAGCGCGAGTCCTTACTCAAAGATATCTGATGACGATGCCTACGGTCAGCGGATCCAGAAAAACCCAGTGGTGGGTAACGCATATGGGCAGACGTTCGCGGCTTCGTCCGCGTCCGCCCACGCGGGCGCTTACACTTCCAGCCACGGGTTCGCCTCTGCAACAGCTCATGCTAATGCTAATGCCAACGCAGCTGCTAATGCTGATGCGTACTCTGGCAGCAACGACCAAGGGTATGAACAGCAAGCCGACTATGGGCACAAGGGCTCCGATGGTCAGACTCAGTACCATGTAAGCCAACAGACCGAAAACACTCACGGAAGTAACGCCGCATCTGGATCTGGAAGTCATGCAGCGGGTGGATCTGGACAGAAAGGATCACAGTATTGGTGGATGAACAACAACAGTCCATTCGATGGTCACAAGTCAAATGCTAACACTAATTACAACAGTGCTTCTGCTACTTCTGGGTCAACTTCATCGGGATCTGCTCATTTTGGAAGCAATCCATTCCTGAGTAACTCTGGATCTTCTGGATCTAGTTCGCAAAATTACCATGGGTCCAGCAGTGGAAGCCATGGAACGAACGCAGGACATTCGAACACTGCAAGCTCGGGACATAAATTCGATGGTTCAAAAAATCCGTTCTTCGGTAAAACTAATTCTCAAGCCCATGCCGGAGCCACTGCGTCAGCAACAGCTTCTGGTCATGGTTCAAACGTGCCACCGTCCAAAGACATTCAg TTACCTCACGTATCAACGGCGTCGAAGAACGTTTTCCTGGATCAATCTATCAACCAGCAAGAGTCCGGGAACGGACTGAGCGTGACCTGCAGCGGGGAGGCGCGGATCTGCGTGCCAAAGCACCTTTGTAACGACGGGTACGTTAGCGCCAGTGTGCAAGGACTCTCCCAAGTCCGGTCAGAT gtaCAACAGTGCGATGTCAATCGTGAAGTTTGCTGCACTCTGTCGGCCACCCAGCACCAGAATCAAGATCACCATCACCAAGACCAAGTCCCAGCGGGTAGCTACGATGATTACCGCAAGACATCCGAGTCAGCTGGAGTCTACGGGTCATCACAGTCTCAAATTAATGTCAATGTCAACGATTACAACTCCCGCGACAAAGTAACCGGGGGTCTCTTCGACACAAAGTACCAGCAAAGCGAATTGAGCAACAGTTTCGGTAGCAAACCCTTGGTTGGAGACACTCTCAATGGATACCTCCCACCGGACCACAGCGGCAACCCATCAGACCCAAAACCCGACTTCATTAAACCCCAAg ATCCAGAGGAACCAACAGGACCAGGACCGATTCCAACTCACGTGCAGTTGGGCTGCGCAGCGGCTCTGATTTGCGTTGAAGAAAATCTCTGTGGAATGGACGGCATGATAAATCCTTCACCTCTGTCACTAACCGAAGAGCAGATTACGAGACGCGTACCATTGAGC GACTGCAAGAACCCGGACAACGGAGTGATCGGAAAATGCTGCCGCGACCCGAACTACGTTGACCCCTGGCCCACGGGCAACTTGCCGGCAAACTACTCGGGAGGATTCGACGACCAGGGATTCCCGACCTTCTTGAACATACAGAAGGCAAAGCCGACCAAGAAGCCGACGCCGACTCCAGTAAAGGGACGAGTGCCCAACAAGAACGTCCAGGCTCCGACACAAAATGCGATCCCCCAGCAACCGAAACCCCAGTTCCCAGTTCCGGCAAATCCTCAGccaaattttaatgttaatgcCAACAATGGACAGCCGCTGGTCAACTACCCCAATGTACCCAACTTCCCCACCTTCCCCAAACCCTTCAACAAGAACAATTTCGTTGAATCGCCGAGTAACGCAAACCCGGTTGTCATTCCGCCTCAAGTTTCGAGCTCAtgcggtgttaaaaattca GTACAACGACcgagtaatttaaaagaagAAGAGGTAGGATTTGGTGAAATACCCTGGGAAGCAATGGTACTTTATACTCCGGAAAAGAAACTCCTTTGTTCTGGAGCATTTGTGGCGCCAAATGCCGTTCTCACAGCAGCCCGTTGTCTTGATGG atACCAGCCCCAGGATATTTCCGTAAAAGCGGGAGAGTGGAAATTGGGATACGAATTGAAACACGAAGAGCCTTTGCCATTTGAAATAGTCAAAGTCGCATCGATTGTGCCACATCCTGGATACTTGCCTGGGAGCTCGGCTCATGATGTTGCAGTACTTTATCTTGAGCACGATGTCCATCTTGACAGACATGTCGGTACTATTTGCTTGCAAGATCAATCACAGCAGTCTTACGTTCCCCAAGGTGCTAAATGTATTTCCACTGGATGGGGCAAACACATTTTGcaag CTCACTTGGCGGGAGCGATAATGCACTCGGTACAAGTCGACGCAATCGAGGAAAACGAATGCCGGCAACGGATTTCAAACGCCGAGGAGCAGATCGAGGTAGACGACTCGCTGGTCTGCGTCAAGCCGCATCAGCAGAGGAATAATATGTGCCAGGTTGATTTGGGCGGTCCGTTGGCCTGTGAACGCAGCGATGGTACTTATGAGATAGTCGGGGTTTATACTCAAGATACTGGATGTCTACCAACTAATCAAGTTGCTACTTTTGCTTTGATTGATGTTCCATGGGTTAAATATATGTTGCAAAGTCCACCTCAAATACAAACACAACCTGAACCTTATCCACCTGCACAACAACCTCAGCAACCTTATGAACCTGTTCAACCTCAACAACCTCAGCAACCTTATGCACCTGCTCAACAGCCTAAACCTTACGCACCAGCCCAAAAACCTGAACCTTATGCACCTGCCCAACAACCTCAGCAACCTTATGCACCTGCTCAACAGCCTAAACCTTACGCACCAGCCCAAAAACCTGAACCTTATGCACCAGCCCAACAACCTAAACCTTATACACCAACTCAACCTAAACCTTACACACCTACTCAAC CTAAACCTTATACACCAACTCAACCTAAACCTTACGCACCTGTTCAAAAACCTGAACCTTATGCACCTGCCCAACAACCTGAACCTTATGAACCTGTTCAAAAACCTGAACCATATGCACCAGCTCAACAACCTGAACCTTATGAACCTGCCCAACAACCTGAACCTTATGAACCTGCCCAACAACCTGAACCTTTTGTACCAGCTCAACAACCTGAACCTTATGCACCAGCACCATCTCAACCTCGACCTTATAAACCAGCCCATTTACCTTTCGTGCCAGCCCAAAAACCACGACCATTTGCACCAGCAGATTCCCAGCAACCACAACCTAGCCAACAACCTTATTATTACGAAAAACAAAACAACCAACCATGCGATTGTCAGCAAAGTAATTTACCGCCTTACGACAATCAATACCTACCTCCCGTTTAA